A single window of Aphidius gifuensis isolate YNYX2018 linkage group LG1, ASM1490517v1, whole genome shotgun sequence DNA harbors:
- the LOC122847470 gene encoding villin-like protein quail isoform X2, with protein sequence MGFSKRDDRSCCSDDSGSDVFRCVPRNRTAFFTWKIEGLRAISVPRNKIGYFYSESAYIIYTVSSKECLPYPGIPSKDIKGNNSVRAIHFWIGSSCDSTVSGAAALRAAELDSQVCASLLFRESEGRESSRFLSYFRQELIIERIHNDQPVVTLHRVTGLSIPILTELEQVCWDNFSSNDVMLLIIQSQGVIFVWIGSGSSALHKRHALRILEEQKDSNDNIKIVIVDDGYEQTLSLNDKNLFDKFLDPNERSVLPQPPRKIYQPSPIKLYKCSEQSGKYKVAELKSGPIFRNDLISNSVFLIDRGEAGVWAWVGREVDAREKLEAVRNARGFVKKKNYSSSVPVARAIENEEPIELKTLIKSWEPAKIRPLTLPPSFEPEYMNERPKMAAECQLVDDGSGKKILWRVSIKDGIIEVNEMSHMNGIYFAGCCYIMKYIYGTGRREKIIVYCWEGAHSSSVDRKTALEAACRIAEDTNGQLVKVSQGFEPPHLLQIYGGKLRILAGQHQETAPKKYLVRVFGSTPYTSKAVERPLRPSSLDSGGVFILYSNSPVVWCGERSTGDAREASRRLAPSTAPLICEGKEDDEFWHQLGGKGHYDSETNEIGIDMDKHLYECKIIDGIFIGDEVLGFTQNSLLPEAAWLLVTGSVIWVWLGNYSQSKSIERCVENAATFLYTHPAGRDRNTIISIIKQGYEPSTFIGLFENWNHNHLRDYTPFEQSKMSLQGKEPVTTYITTDKLSSDFDGFVKYPLRILRNEPEHLPTGIDVFKKEMHLTYDDFISIFKMNPSEFDKLPAWRRQRLKQAAGLF encoded by the exons ATGGGATTTTCAAAAAGA GATGATCGTAGCTGTTGCTCTGATGATTCAGGAAGTGATGTCTTTAGATGTGTGCCAAGAAATAGAACAGCATTTTTTACTTGGAAAATTgag ggATTACGAGCAATATCAGTACCACGTAATAAAATTGGCTATTTTTATTCTGAATCAgcgtatattatttatactgtaTCATCAAAAGAATGTCTACCTTATCCAGGAATACCa tcaAAAGATATAAAAGGCAACAATTCAGTTCGTGCAATTCATTTTTGGATTGGAAGTAGTTGTGATTCAACAGTATCTGGTGCAGCTGCACTTCGTGCTGCTGAACTTGATTCACAAGTATgtgcatcattattatttcgtgAATCAGAAGGACGTGAATCATCacgttttttatcatattttcgtcaagaattaattattgaacGTATTCATAATGATCAACCAGTAGTTACACTTCATCGTGTAACTGGTTTATCAATACCAATTTTAACTGAATTAGAACAAGTATGTTgggataatttttcatcaaatgatGTTATgcttttaattatacaatcaCAAGGTGTTATATTTGTATGGATTGGTTCTGGATCAAGTGCACTCCATAAACGTCATGCATTACGTATATTAGAAGAACAAAAAGACAGCaatgacaatattaaaatagttattgttgatgatggcTATGAACAAACACTatcattaaatgataaaaatttatttgataaatttttagatcCAAATGAACGTTCTGTATTACCACAACcaccaagaaaaatatatcaaccaTCACcaataaaactttataaatgTAGTGAACAATCAGGAAAATATAAAGTTGCTGAATTAAAATCAGGACCAATATTTAGAAatgatttaatatcaaattctgtatttttaattgatcgtGGTGAAGCTGGTGTTTGGGCATGGGTTGGTCGTGAAGTTGATGCACGTGAAAAATTAGAAGCTGTTAGAAATGCAAGAggttttgttaaaaaaaaaaattatagttcaAGTGTACCAGTTGCAAGAGcaattgaaaatgaagaaccaattgaattaaaaacattaattaaatcatgGGAACCAGCTAAAATAAGACCATTAACACTTCCACCATCATTTGAACCAGAATACATGAATGAAAGACCAAAAATGGCTGCTGAATGTCAACTTGTTGATGATggaagtggaaaaaaaatattatggagAGTCAGTATAAAAGATGGTATCATTGAAGTTAATGAAATGAGTCATATGAATGGAATTTATTTTGCTGGATGTTGttatattatgaaatatatttatggcACCGgaagaagagaaaaaataatt GTTTATTGTTGGGAGGGAGCTCATTCATCAAGTGTTGATAGAAAAACTGCACTTGAAGCAGCATGCAGAATTGCTGAAGATACTAATGGACAACTAGTCAAAGTATCACAAGGCTTTGAACCTCCACATTTGTTACAAATTTATGGTGGAAAACTTCGTATTCTTGCTGGGCAACATCAAGAGACag CTCCCAAGAAATATTTAGTTCGAGTATTTGGTTCAACACCATACACATCAAAAGCTGTAGAAAGACCACTTCGTCCAAGTTCCTTAGATTCTGGTGGTGTATTTATACTTTATTCAAATTCACCAGTTGTTTGGTGTGGTGAACGAAGTACTGGTGATGCTAGAGAGGCATCTCGTCGTCTTGCTCCATCAACAGCACCACTTATTTGTGAGGGAAAAGAAGATGATGAATTTTGGCATCAACTTGGTg gaAAAGGACATTATGATTCGGAGACAAATGAAATTGGAATTGACATGGATAAACATTTATATGAGTGTAAAATAATTGACGGTATATTTATCGGTGATGAGGTACTTGGTTTTACACAAAATAGTTTATTACCAGAAGCAGCTTGGCTTTTAGTAACAGGAAGTGTTATATGGGTGTGGTTGGGTAATTACTCACAGTCAAAAAGCATTGAACGTTGTGTTGAAAATGCagcaacatttttatatacacatccAGCTGGACGTGATAGaaatacaataatatcaataataaaacaaggCTATGAGCCATCAACATTCATtggattatttgaaaattggaATCACAATCATTTACGTGATTACACACCTTTTGAACAATCAAAAATGTCACTACAAGGAAAAGAACCAGTAACAACTTATATTACaactgataaattatcatctgACTTTGATGGATTTGTAAAATATCCATTGAGAATATTGAGAAATGAGCCAGAACATTTACCAACTGGTattgatgtatttaaaaaagaaatgcaTCTTACttatgatgattttatatcaatatttaaaatgaatccATCTGAATTTGATAAACTTCCTGCATGGCGACGTCAACGACTAAAACAAGCAGCtggtttattttaa
- the LOC122847470 gene encoding villin-like protein quail isoform X1, with protein MIDQSSRYYQQDDRSCCSDDSGSDVFRCVPRNRTAFFTWKIEGLRAISVPRNKIGYFYSESAYIIYTVSSKECLPYPGIPSKDIKGNNSVRAIHFWIGSSCDSTVSGAAALRAAELDSQVCASLLFRESEGRESSRFLSYFRQELIIERIHNDQPVVTLHRVTGLSIPILTELEQVCWDNFSSNDVMLLIIQSQGVIFVWIGSGSSALHKRHALRILEEQKDSNDNIKIVIVDDGYEQTLSLNDKNLFDKFLDPNERSVLPQPPRKIYQPSPIKLYKCSEQSGKYKVAELKSGPIFRNDLISNSVFLIDRGEAGVWAWVGREVDAREKLEAVRNARGFVKKKNYSSSVPVARAIENEEPIELKTLIKSWEPAKIRPLTLPPSFEPEYMNERPKMAAECQLVDDGSGKKILWRVSIKDGIIEVNEMSHMNGIYFAGCCYIMKYIYGTGRREKIIVYCWEGAHSSSVDRKTALEAACRIAEDTNGQLVKVSQGFEPPHLLQIYGGKLRILAGQHQETAPKKYLVRVFGSTPYTSKAVERPLRPSSLDSGGVFILYSNSPVVWCGERSTGDAREASRRLAPSTAPLICEGKEDDEFWHQLGGKGHYDSETNEIGIDMDKHLYECKIIDGIFIGDEVLGFTQNSLLPEAAWLLVTGSVIWVWLGNYSQSKSIERCVENAATFLYTHPAGRDRNTIISIIKQGYEPSTFIGLFENWNHNHLRDYTPFEQSKMSLQGKEPVTTYITTDKLSSDFDGFVKYPLRILRNEPEHLPTGIDVFKKEMHLTYDDFISIFKMNPSEFDKLPAWRRQRLKQAAGLF; from the exons ATGATTGATCAAAGCTCACGTTATTATCAACAGGATGATCGTAGCTGTTGCTCTGATGATTCAGGAAGTGATGTCTTTAGATGTGTGCCAAGAAATAGAACAGCATTTTTTACTTGGAAAATTgag ggATTACGAGCAATATCAGTACCACGTAATAAAATTGGCTATTTTTATTCTGAATCAgcgtatattatttatactgtaTCATCAAAAGAATGTCTACCTTATCCAGGAATACCa tcaAAAGATATAAAAGGCAACAATTCAGTTCGTGCAATTCATTTTTGGATTGGAAGTAGTTGTGATTCAACAGTATCTGGTGCAGCTGCACTTCGTGCTGCTGAACTTGATTCACAAGTATgtgcatcattattatttcgtgAATCAGAAGGACGTGAATCATCacgttttttatcatattttcgtcaagaattaattattgaacGTATTCATAATGATCAACCAGTAGTTACACTTCATCGTGTAACTGGTTTATCAATACCAATTTTAACTGAATTAGAACAAGTATGTTgggataatttttcatcaaatgatGTTATgcttttaattatacaatcaCAAGGTGTTATATTTGTATGGATTGGTTCTGGATCAAGTGCACTCCATAAACGTCATGCATTACGTATATTAGAAGAACAAAAAGACAGCaatgacaatattaaaatagttattgttgatgatggcTATGAACAAACACTatcattaaatgataaaaatttatttgataaatttttagatcCAAATGAACGTTCTGTATTACCACAACcaccaagaaaaatatatcaaccaTCACcaataaaactttataaatgTAGTGAACAATCAGGAAAATATAAAGTTGCTGAATTAAAATCAGGACCAATATTTAGAAatgatttaatatcaaattctgtatttttaattgatcgtGGTGAAGCTGGTGTTTGGGCATGGGTTGGTCGTGAAGTTGATGCACGTGAAAAATTAGAAGCTGTTAGAAATGCAAGAggttttgttaaaaaaaaaaattatagttcaAGTGTACCAGTTGCAAGAGcaattgaaaatgaagaaccaattgaattaaaaacattaattaaatcatgGGAACCAGCTAAAATAAGACCATTAACACTTCCACCATCATTTGAACCAGAATACATGAATGAAAGACCAAAAATGGCTGCTGAATGTCAACTTGTTGATGATggaagtggaaaaaaaatattatggagAGTCAGTATAAAAGATGGTATCATTGAAGTTAATGAAATGAGTCATATGAATGGAATTTATTTTGCTGGATGTTGttatattatgaaatatatttatggcACCGgaagaagagaaaaaataatt GTTTATTGTTGGGAGGGAGCTCATTCATCAAGTGTTGATAGAAAAACTGCACTTGAAGCAGCATGCAGAATTGCTGAAGATACTAATGGACAACTAGTCAAAGTATCACAAGGCTTTGAACCTCCACATTTGTTACAAATTTATGGTGGAAAACTTCGTATTCTTGCTGGGCAACATCAAGAGACag CTCCCAAGAAATATTTAGTTCGAGTATTTGGTTCAACACCATACACATCAAAAGCTGTAGAAAGACCACTTCGTCCAAGTTCCTTAGATTCTGGTGGTGTATTTATACTTTATTCAAATTCACCAGTTGTTTGGTGTGGTGAACGAAGTACTGGTGATGCTAGAGAGGCATCTCGTCGTCTTGCTCCATCAACAGCACCACTTATTTGTGAGGGAAAAGAAGATGATGAATTTTGGCATCAACTTGGTg gaAAAGGACATTATGATTCGGAGACAAATGAAATTGGAATTGACATGGATAAACATTTATATGAGTGTAAAATAATTGACGGTATATTTATCGGTGATGAGGTACTTGGTTTTACACAAAATAGTTTATTACCAGAAGCAGCTTGGCTTTTAGTAACAGGAAGTGTTATATGGGTGTGGTTGGGTAATTACTCACAGTCAAAAAGCATTGAACGTTGTGTTGAAAATGCagcaacatttttatatacacatccAGCTGGACGTGATAGaaatacaataatatcaataataaaacaaggCTATGAGCCATCAACATTCATtggattatttgaaaattggaATCACAATCATTTACGTGATTACACACCTTTTGAACAATCAAAAATGTCACTACAAGGAAAAGAACCAGTAACAACTTATATTACaactgataaattatcatctgACTTTGATGGATTTGTAAAATATCCATTGAGAATATTGAGAAATGAGCCAGAACATTTACCAACTGGTattgatgtatttaaaaaagaaatgcaTCTTACttatgatgattttatatcaatatttaaaatgaatccATCTGAATTTGATAAACTTCCTGCATGGCGACGTCAACGACTAAAACAAGCAGCtggtttattttaa
- the LOC122847470 gene encoding villin-like protein quail isoform X3 — protein MGFSKRDDRSCCSDDSGSDVFRCVPRNRTAFFTWKIEGLRAISVPRNKIGYFYSESAYIIYTVSSKECLPYPGIPSKDIKGNNSVRAIHFWIGSSCDSTVSGAAALRAAELDSQVCASLLFRESEGRESSRFLSYFRQELIIERIHNDQPVVTLHRVTGLSIPILTELEQVCWDNFSSNDVMLLIIQSQGVIFVWIGSGSSALHKRHALRILEEQKDSNDNIKIVIVDDGYEQTLSLNDKNLFDKFLDPNERSVLPQPPRKIYQPSPIKLYKCSEQSGKYKVAELKSGPIFRNDLISNSVFLIDRGEAGVWAWVGREVDAREKLEAVRNARGFVKKKNYSSSVPVARAIENEEPIELKTLIKSWEPAKIRPLTLPPSFEPEYMNERPKMAAECQLVDDGSGKKILWRVSIKDGIIEVNEMSHMNGIYFAGCCYIMKYIYGTGRREKIIVYCWEGAHSSSVDRKTALEAACRIAEDTNGQLVKVSQGFEPPHLLQIYGGKLRILAGQHQETAPKKYLVRVFGSTPYTSKAVERPLRPSSLDSGGVFILYSNSPVVWCGERSTGDAREASRRLAPSTAPLICEGKEDDEFWHQLGKGHYDSETNEIGIDMDKHLYECKIIDGIFIGDEVLGFTQNSLLPEAAWLLVTGSVIWVWLGNYSQSKSIERCVENAATFLYTHPAGRDRNTIISIIKQGYEPSTFIGLFENWNHNHLRDYTPFEQSKMSLQGKEPVTTYITTDKLSSDFDGFVKYPLRILRNEPEHLPTGIDVFKKEMHLTYDDFISIFKMNPSEFDKLPAWRRQRLKQAAGLF, from the exons ATGGGATTTTCAAAAAGA GATGATCGTAGCTGTTGCTCTGATGATTCAGGAAGTGATGTCTTTAGATGTGTGCCAAGAAATAGAACAGCATTTTTTACTTGGAAAATTgag ggATTACGAGCAATATCAGTACCACGTAATAAAATTGGCTATTTTTATTCTGAATCAgcgtatattatttatactgtaTCATCAAAAGAATGTCTACCTTATCCAGGAATACCa tcaAAAGATATAAAAGGCAACAATTCAGTTCGTGCAATTCATTTTTGGATTGGAAGTAGTTGTGATTCAACAGTATCTGGTGCAGCTGCACTTCGTGCTGCTGAACTTGATTCACAAGTATgtgcatcattattatttcgtgAATCAGAAGGACGTGAATCATCacgttttttatcatattttcgtcaagaattaattattgaacGTATTCATAATGATCAACCAGTAGTTACACTTCATCGTGTAACTGGTTTATCAATACCAATTTTAACTGAATTAGAACAAGTATGTTgggataatttttcatcaaatgatGTTATgcttttaattatacaatcaCAAGGTGTTATATTTGTATGGATTGGTTCTGGATCAAGTGCACTCCATAAACGTCATGCATTACGTATATTAGAAGAACAAAAAGACAGCaatgacaatattaaaatagttattgttgatgatggcTATGAACAAACACTatcattaaatgataaaaatttatttgataaatttttagatcCAAATGAACGTTCTGTATTACCACAACcaccaagaaaaatatatcaaccaTCACcaataaaactttataaatgTAGTGAACAATCAGGAAAATATAAAGTTGCTGAATTAAAATCAGGACCAATATTTAGAAatgatttaatatcaaattctgtatttttaattgatcgtGGTGAAGCTGGTGTTTGGGCATGGGTTGGTCGTGAAGTTGATGCACGTGAAAAATTAGAAGCTGTTAGAAATGCAAGAggttttgttaaaaaaaaaaattatagttcaAGTGTACCAGTTGCAAGAGcaattgaaaatgaagaaccaattgaattaaaaacattaattaaatcatgGGAACCAGCTAAAATAAGACCATTAACACTTCCACCATCATTTGAACCAGAATACATGAATGAAAGACCAAAAATGGCTGCTGAATGTCAACTTGTTGATGATggaagtggaaaaaaaatattatggagAGTCAGTATAAAAGATGGTATCATTGAAGTTAATGAAATGAGTCATATGAATGGAATTTATTTTGCTGGATGTTGttatattatgaaatatatttatggcACCGgaagaagagaaaaaataatt GTTTATTGTTGGGAGGGAGCTCATTCATCAAGTGTTGATAGAAAAACTGCACTTGAAGCAGCATGCAGAATTGCTGAAGATACTAATGGACAACTAGTCAAAGTATCACAAGGCTTTGAACCTCCACATTTGTTACAAATTTATGGTGGAAAACTTCGTATTCTTGCTGGGCAACATCAAGAGACag CTCCCAAGAAATATTTAGTTCGAGTATTTGGTTCAACACCATACACATCAAAAGCTGTAGAAAGACCACTTCGTCCAAGTTCCTTAGATTCTGGTGGTGTATTTATACTTTATTCAAATTCACCAGTTGTTTGGTGTGGTGAACGAAGTACTGGTGATGCTAGAGAGGCATCTCGTCGTCTTGCTCCATCAACAGCACCACTTATTTGTGAGGGAAAAGAAGATGATGAATTTTGGCATCAACTTG gaAAAGGACATTATGATTCGGAGACAAATGAAATTGGAATTGACATGGATAAACATTTATATGAGTGTAAAATAATTGACGGTATATTTATCGGTGATGAGGTACTTGGTTTTACACAAAATAGTTTATTACCAGAAGCAGCTTGGCTTTTAGTAACAGGAAGTGTTATATGGGTGTGGTTGGGTAATTACTCACAGTCAAAAAGCATTGAACGTTGTGTTGAAAATGCagcaacatttttatatacacatccAGCTGGACGTGATAGaaatacaataatatcaataataaaacaaggCTATGAGCCATCAACATTCATtggattatttgaaaattggaATCACAATCATTTACGTGATTACACACCTTTTGAACAATCAAAAATGTCACTACAAGGAAAAGAACCAGTAACAACTTATATTACaactgataaattatcatctgACTTTGATGGATTTGTAAAATATCCATTGAGAATATTGAGAAATGAGCCAGAACATTTACCAACTGGTattgatgtatttaaaaaagaaatgcaTCTTACttatgatgattttatatcaatatttaaaatgaatccATCTGAATTTGATAAACTTCCTGCATGGCGACGTCAACGACTAAAACAAGCAGCtggtttattttaa
- the LOC122847474 gene encoding uncharacterized protein LOC122847474 has product MDLRDEQIDYSSVNSLVGNENIILKKSQSEINLIVRKGSTITQFDNETTENISFTLDKLKIDNKEYSFNKDDILLSQETQACQCEKCREECKKLTIQSRDILTSELINQGLEILDHQGVKHLPNEVSACFKKDSRMWLWKSHDTKKLNK; this is encoded by the exons ATGGACTTGCGTGACGAACAGATCGACTATTCCAGTG tcaatAGCCTTGTTGGAAATgagaatattatattaaaaaaatcccaaagtgaaataaatttaattgtgagAAAAGGTAGTACAATAACacaatttgataatgaaacgacagaaaatatatcatttacacttgataaattaaagattgataataaagaatatagttttaataaagatgatattttattatcacaagAAACACAAGCATGTCAGTGTGAAAAATGTCGTGaagaatgtaaaaaattaacaattcagAGTCGTGATATTTTAACATCTGAGCTAATTAATCAAGGATTAGAAATACTTGATCATCAAGGTGTTAAACATTTACCAAATGAAGTATCAGCATGTTTTAAAAAGGATTCAAGAATGTGGCTTTGGAAATCccatgatacaaaaaaattaaataaataa
- the LOC122847473 gene encoding elongation factor Ts, mitochondrial: protein MISGQFCRYFNTGNTVWQSTAKSLLGKLRKKTGYTFANCKKALDLHENDITKAEAWLKEQAQSMGWAKAQKLQGRSTSQGLIAVMVENNYGALVEINCETDFVARNKTFQGLAEIVVATTLKYAGSLKNVDRINKTFLDAELLKNLSTIDGKTIADHAALTIGTLGENISVKRGLCMTVDPSIQLVGCTHPAPVNPLPASFGRYGALLAFQCQSENQQLGLQLCQHIIGMNPTKIGNAEGDKPISNTDEETIMIHQDFLLDPSLSVQQVLLGAHAEILDFARYEMGESNESTESTEDNISQTISA, encoded by the exons atgATTTCTGGACAATTTTGCCGGTACTTTAACACGGGTAACACCGTTTGGCAATCAACAGCAAAATCATTGTTGGGAAAATTGCGTAAAAAGACTGGATATACATTTGCCAATTGTAAAAAAGCATTagatttacatgaaaatgatATCACCAAG gCTGAAGCATGGTTAAAAGAACAAGCACAAAGTATGGGCTGGGCAAAAGCTCAAAAACTCCAAGGTCGTTCGACAAGTCAAGGATTAATAGCTGTTAtggttgaaaataattatggtgcacttgttgaaataaattgtgAAACAGACTTTGTTGCAAGAAATAAAACTTTTCAAGGACTTGCTGAAATTGTTGTTGcaacaacattaaaatatgCTGGTAGTTTGAAAAATGTTGATAGAATAAACAAGACATTTTTAGATGctgaattgttaaaaaatttatcaacaattgatggTAAAACAATTGCTGATCATGCAGCATTAACAATTGGAACTCTTGGAGAAAACATATCAGTTAAACGAGGTCTTTGTATGACTGTTGATCCAAGTATACAGCTTGTTGGTTGTACACATCCAGCTCCAGTTAATCCATTACCAGCATCATTTGGTAGATATGGTGCATTATTAGCTTTTCAATGCCAATCAGAAAATCAGCAGTTGGGATTACAGCTTTGTCAACATATAATTG gTATGAATCCAACTAAAATTGGTAATGCAGAAGGTGATAAACCAATTTCAAATACTGACGAAGAAACaataatgattcatcaagattttttacttgatcCATCATTGAGTGTACAACAAGTACTTCTTGGTGCTCATGCTGAGATACTAGATTTTGCTCGTTATGAAATGGGAGAATCTAATGAATCAACGGAATCAACTGAGGATAACATCAGTCAAACAATATCAGCCTAA